In the Candidatus Binatota bacterium genome, one interval contains:
- the larB gene encoding nickel pincer cofactor biosynthesis protein LarB encodes MTPARTKALLEEVAAGNKSAEQALQELRALPFDDLGFARVDLHRPMRNGVSETVYGEGKTAAQINEIGRSLLEAGQHLLVTRLDQGKAAELATGLPGFQYDATARLGRCMAEGVEQPRLPGSVAVLSAGTSDMAVAEEAAQTLEFLGAEVLRFADVGVAGLHRLLESRERVGSATVALVVAGMEGALPSVVGGLIDLPLIAVPTSVGYGASFGGLAALLGMLNSCSAGVTVVNIDNGFGAATAAAAILRATTGDRGQLPSSESTAR; translated from the coding sequence GTGACACCAGCTCGCACGAAGGCTCTGCTAGAAGAGGTGGCCGCCGGCAACAAGAGCGCCGAGCAGGCGCTGCAGGAACTACGCGCGCTCCCGTTCGATGACCTCGGCTTTGCACGAGTGGACCTGCACCGACCCATGCGCAACGGCGTGTCAGAAACGGTGTACGGCGAAGGCAAGACCGCGGCACAGATTAACGAGATCGGCCGTTCGCTGCTGGAGGCTGGCCAGCACCTCCTGGTCACCCGTCTTGACCAGGGCAAGGCGGCCGAGCTGGCGACGGGTTTACCCGGTTTTCAATACGATGCGACCGCCCGCCTGGGCCGTTGCATGGCCGAGGGCGTAGAGCAGCCGCGGCTGCCCGGCAGCGTGGCGGTACTCAGCGCGGGCACCAGCGACATGGCGGTGGCCGAAGAAGCAGCGCAGACGCTGGAGTTCCTGGGAGCCGAAGTGCTACGCTTTGCCGACGTGGGGGTAGCTGGGCTGCACCGGCTGCTCGAAAGCCGCGAGCGCGTGGGCAGTGCCACGGTGGCCCTGGTGGTAGCCGGCATGGAAGGCGCGTTGCCCAGCGTGGTGGGTGGGCTCATCGACCTGCCATTGATAGCCGTTCCCACCAGCGTCGGCTACGGCGCCAGCTTTGGCGGGCTCGCCGCCTTGCTCGGTATGCTCAACTCCTGTTCGGCGGGCGTCACGGTGGTCAACATCGACAATGGCTTTGGCGCGGCCACGGCGGCGGCCGCTATCCTGCGAGCGACGACGGGTGACCGGGGTCAGCTGCCGTCCAGTGAGAGCACCGCCAGGTGA
- the thiL gene encoding thiamine-phosphate kinase, which yields MPTRSANSTTEPVRDLAAAGESAFIDAVASIVASAHAGRGSGGKGPRGLHVGIGDDAAVVDLGSPAVLSTDAQVQGTHFELDWLSAEALGRKAFLVAFSDLSAMGARARWALLSLEAPASMSMRRARALLRGFVAACRENDVVLVGGNVAAAPRLALTVTAVGEAGHSLTRAAARDGDDIHLVGNPGDAAAGLELLAAGGRSGKLVQAWRRPPCYLQLGRALSRNAGVGAAIDLSDGLVLDLSRVASASGLGALLDTDRLPLSRALMAAARGRGGLVNEVLDYALGGGEDYLLLFTARSDRRSRNSIASLGRRHGVAISRVGSMDSSLKAGSVVDARGQALEGGYQHFSASRGARL from the coding sequence TTGCCGACAAGGTCCGCGAACTCTACGACTGAACCGGTGCGTGATCTCGCAGCCGCAGGGGAATCTGCCTTCATAGACGCCGTGGCGAGCATCGTCGCGAGTGCCCACGCTGGTCGGGGTTCCGGCGGCAAAGGTCCGCGTGGCCTGCACGTTGGCATAGGCGACGACGCGGCGGTGGTCGATCTCGGCTCTCCCGCCGTTCTCAGCACCGATGCCCAGGTGCAGGGCACCCACTTCGAGCTGGACTGGTTATCGGCCGAGGCGCTCGGGCGCAAGGCTTTCCTGGTAGCGTTCTCCGACCTGTCGGCGATGGGTGCCCGCGCGAGGTGGGCGCTGCTGTCGTTGGAGGCCCCCGCTTCTATGTCGATGAGGCGTGCGCGCGCATTGCTGCGCGGCTTTGTCGCCGCCTGCCGAGAGAACGACGTTGTCCTGGTGGGCGGCAACGTGGCCGCTGCTCCTCGCCTGGCCCTGACGGTGACAGCTGTTGGCGAGGCCGGCCATTCACTCACCCGCGCGGCGGCCCGCGACGGCGACGACATACACTTAGTGGGCAATCCCGGCGACGCGGCGGCGGGGCTCGAACTTCTGGCGGCGGGAGGCAGGAGCGGCAAGCTCGTGCAGGCCTGGCGCCGGCCTCCCTGCTATCTGCAACTGGGACGCGCACTGTCGCGCAATGCCGGGGTGGGCGCAGCCATAGACCTGTCCGACGGACTGGTGCTCGATCTTTCTCGCGTTGCATCGGCTTCGGGCCTCGGCGCGCTGCTCGATACCGACCGCCTGCCCTTGTCGCGGGCATTGATGGCGGCCGCGCGCGGCCGGGGTGGGCTGGTCAACGAGGTGCTTGATTACGCACTGGGTGGCGGTGAAGACTATCTCCTGCTGTTCACGGCGCGTTCCGATCGGCGCTCGCGCAACAGCATTGCTTCGCTTGGCAGGCGCCACGGGGTAGCGATAAGCCGCGTGGGAAGCATGGACTCATCTCTGAAAGCCGGGAGCGTGGTTGACGCTCGGGGGCAGGCCCTCGAAGGTGGCTACCAGCATTTTTCTGCCAGCCGTGGGGCCAGGCTGTGA